AATGAAGAAAGCGGACGTGACCTATGCTGAGTTGGTCAAGCGGCTGAAAAAGCACGGCCTGAAAGACGAGACCGAAGCCGGGATCACCATGAAGCTGAAACGGGGATCGTTTACGGCGATCTTCTTTCTTGCGTGCGTTGCTGCGCTGGAGCTTGAACAGGTGGTCTTGGAGGAAATCTAGGCGTTGACCTAAGCTCTCATTAGAAATTCGCTCCATCGAATTTGGACACGCGCAAAAGCCAGACGCCGC
This Bradyrhizobium septentrionale DNA region includes the following protein-coding sequences:
- a CDS encoding DUF6471 domain-containing protein — encoded protein: MVLPKAEEEWGQRASAFLKAEMKKADVTYAELVKRLKKHGLKDETEAGITMKLKRGSFTAIFFLACVAALELEQVVLEEI